In Microcoleus sp. bin38.metabat.b11b12b14.051, the genomic stretch TACATTAGAATGGCTAATTAAATCCGGATCGGGACTATCTTCACCCGGCATCACAATCAACGCTGCATTAGTTTTCTGCACCGTTTCCCGCAGAACTTCTAACCCGTAAGACCAATAAGAACGCCCGCCTAACAACCTTAAAATTATCACCTCCGCGCGTTCTAAAATTTCCTCAGCATAGGTGTCAATGGTTAATTGTTGCTGCAACTGAAGTAGATTTACCGCCCGCACTTTCGGAAACATTGCGGGCATTTTTGACGAGGCGGCCGCGAGGGTTTGAATATCGGTATCAGCAGCACTAATAAATACGATTGGTGCTGGTGTTTGCTGAATAAAAATTACTCCTTCTGCTTGAGGGTTCCAACCTCCGGGTGTGGCGGCTATTTTGTGCATTAATTTTTCCTCTATAATTAAGTCCAGATGAAATAAGGCGTAGGGTGTGTCGCCCTCGAAAATTCTTGAAAAAATACAGAAAATCTCCTAGCGACGCACCTGACTACAATCAAACTTAGATAACGGTACAATTGTAGGGTGTGTCGCCCTCGAAAATTCTTGAAAAAATACAGAAAATCTCCTAGCGACGCACCTGACTACAATCAAACTTAGATAACGGTACAATTGTAGGGTGTGTCGCCCTCGAAAATCCTTAAAAAAATACAGAAAATCTCCTAGCGACGCACCTGACTACAATCAAACTTAGATAACGGTACAATTGTAGGGTGTGTCGCCCTCGAAAATCCTTAGAAAAATACAGACAATCTCCTAGCGACGCACCTGACTACAATCAAACTTAGATAACGGTACAATTGTAGGGTGTGTCGCCCTCGAAAATCCTTAAAAAAATACAGACAATCTCCTAGCGACGCACCTGACTACAATCAAACTTAGATAACGGTACAATTGTAGGGTGTGTCGCCCTCGAAAATCCTTAAAAAAATACAGACAGTCTCATAGCGACGCACCTGACAAAATAATCGATCAAACTCGCTCTTAAATAATCTAGGTGCGTCGCTTTCAGATTGTCGATACTTAGTTAGGTATTTATCGCAGGCGACGCACCCTACGGCTAGATTTTTTTATGTACTACGGAAAATCATACTTAAATAACCAAGTGCGTCGCTTTCAGATTGTCTGTACTTAGTTAGGTATTTATCGCAGGCGACGCACCCTACGGCTTCGGGTTTGGATGCGGACTAAAGTCCTCACTACGAACCTCAGGCCGATCATAGGGTGATAAAGAAAACTCCCAGAATCATAATAGCAGATCCTAACAATCTTTGCTGAATATCTTTTTCCTTGAAAATGAAATGGCCGAAGAGTACACCCATTAATACGCTGGTACGCTTAACTGCTATTACTTGCATAACTAAAGTCATTGTCAAAGCTTGCATCTGAAAAACGACTCCTAAAGCATTGAAAAAACCCATTATTACTAGCATCGGTAAGTGCTTGATAATTTTGCGGCTGGGATTAGGGGTTTTGTGCAGCAAAACTGGCAGCAGTAACACACTCATGGCCGTAAATAAAGAGAACAACCAAAAAATTGGGGAGGAGTTTTGCACGCCGATTTTATCAAAGTTTGAGGTGATACTCCAGAGAAATGCTACGATTAACATTAATTTTGGCCCTGGTTGGTGCAGCAGTGCTTTGAAGGGCGCTAGGTATCCTTGAGATTTTTCTTTGATATTTAATAGATAGGAACCGGTGACTATGAGAAAGATTCCGATACAATCAAAAAAGTTGGGATATTCGCCGACAATTAATGGTGAAGTTAGCAGCATGAATAAAGGTGTCAAAGCTACTAGCGGCACGGTGAGGGATAAGTCAGATTGTTTGATGGCTTTAATGTAGAGGATAGCTGCGAGTGCGTTGATGCTTCCTCCGATTGACAAGGCTATCCAGAATTGCGGGTTTAATTGTGGGTTGAGTTGTGGTATTTTTATGAAAAACAGAAAGGGTGCTAAAAAGACTGCTGAAAAAAATGCTAATGACCAAGTTACAACATATTCATCGTTGTTTTTCAGGTTTTGTTTGCCGAAAACGTCTTTTACTGCTTCAAAAAAAGCCGTGAGAATGCCAAAAATTAACCAAGTCAACCTAAATATGCGCTCCTGATTCGCTCGTCGTTTAGCAAATCCGATCCTATACCTGTGATGGTAATGTTACCAGCTTCTAGTACGTAAGCCCGATCGGCAATCTGCAATGCTAAATTCGCGTTTTGTTCGACTAACAGGATTGTAACGCCCGTGGAGCGTAAGTTTTGCACGATCGCGAAAATTTCTTTAACGATCGCAGGTGCTAAGCCTAAACTAGGCTCGTCTAATAATAGCAGTTTCGGTCGGCTCATGAGCGCGCGGGCGATCGCCAGCATTTGCTGTTCCCCGCCACTAAGGGTTCCCGCTAGTTGAGTCCGTCTTTCTGCTAGGCGCGGAAATAGCTCGAATTGCTGGGCTAAATCGGCTTTGATTGCTGCGGAGTCCGATCGAATATATGCCCCCAATTCCAAGTTAGCTAACACCGTTTGCTGCGCCAAAACCCTGCGCCCTTCGGGACTGTGGGCGATTCCCAATTTTACCACTTCGTGAGCTTGGCGGCGGCTAATATCGCGCCCGCTGTAGATGATTTGTCCTTCCCGCAAATTAACCATTTTAGAAATTGCTCTCAGCGTGGTACTTTTTCCCGCACCGTTAGCGCCGATGAGACTGACAACCTCGCCCGCATTTACGGTTAAATTGATATGTTGTAGGGCTTGAATGCCGCCGTAATTTACACAGAGATTTTTGAGTTCTAAGAGGATATTTTCTTTTGTTTGAATTGGGCTATGTTGCATTTCATTTTGTGTCTCTTTCATCTTTCATCTCCCAAATAAGCCTCAATCACAGCCGGATTATTCCTCACAATCGCAGGCTCACCCAAGGCAATCATTTGACCGAAATGCAACACCGCAATTCGATCGCACAATCCCATCACCAGCGGTACGTGATGCTCGATCAATATTACAGTTAAATTGAATTGTGCGCGCACTTCGCGGATGAAATCGCTTAACTTGTGCTTTTCCGTAGGATTCATCCCCGCCGCAGGTTCATCTAACAACAAGATTTTCGGTTCTAGGGCCAAGGCGCGGGCAATTTCTAAACGCCTCTGATCGCCATAGGGCAGGTTTTTGGCTTGTTCGCCCGCGCGATCGCCCAAACCGACCAAATCCAACAATTCCCTGGCTTTCCGCTGGGTTTTGCGCTCCATTGCGTTAGACTCTGGCAAGCCGAAAATCCCCGATAGTAGCGATAATACCGGATTTTGCGATCGGCTGTGGATGTGTCGGGCGATCGCCACATTCTCCAACACAGAAAGTTCTCCAAACAATCTAATATTTTGAAACGTCCGCGCAATACCTTTATTAGCAATTTGATAAGGCCGCAATTTAGAAATATTTTCGTTTTGATAAATCAGATTCCCACTCGAAGCAGGTATCAGTCCAGTCATTACATTAAACAGAGTAGTTTTGCCAGCGCCGTTAGGGCCGATCAATCCAAAAATCTCATCTTTTTGAACTGTAAAAGATACATCGTTTACAGCCACCAAACCGCCAAAGCGGCGAGTTAATCCTTGGGCTTCTAAAACAGGAGAGCTTTTTGAGAGAGTAAGTCGTTCCGAAATCATCAAATATGATAGAATAGTGATTATCTAATTATCCCTCAAATTATGGATAATCAAAAACTTTTAGAACGAATCACCGTCAACCCCAAAATATTTAACGGAAAACCGATCGTTCGGGGTCGCCGTCTGGCTGTCGATCATGTTCTAGGAATGCTAGCGGCCGGTGATACTCCTGAAACCATTTTAGAAGGCTATCCTTGGCTAGAAAGAGCAGATATTCAAGCTTGTCTAATGAATTAGGTCGATTGAGAATCCGAAATCCCGGATAATGAGGATAAACTCATGCGAGAAATCCGATGCAATACCTGTGGTAGCACTGTTGTCAGCTTAAGCCTAAAACCATTGAGAAATATCGCTTTTATCCGAAGCCTGATCCCCCTAAATCCCCCTTAAGAAGGGGGACTTTGAGAAGAATCTTGTCCCCCCCTTCTTAAGGGGGGCTAGGGGGGATCAGGCCTGAATCGCTAGACAGAAAAATCGCACTACGTTTGAGGTTAAGTTGACACCAATGCTGCGGTAGCAACCGCTATGAAGAACGTAAAATCAATTACCTTTACAGTCACAAAGGTAAACACTTGCTAGTTCCTAACACGCCTGTTGAGATTTGTCTTGATTGCGGTATGATTTATTATGATGCAGCAGTGCTTAAAGAAATTGAGCGCCGTTTCTTTGCTATTCACCAGCAGCATGAAATGCCTGATTCATATATCCAAATTCCCAGTAAAAGTTACACGTAAATATTTTTTTGGTGTGTTTTGGAAGATGCGATGCTAGCCCTTGGCAGCATTTAAAATAGATTCACTGCTGTAATTCTCCCCTCACACCAGCTATGAGTTCAATTACTTATATTCTTAAAGTCCCGCTGTTTAAGGAAATTTAGGGAGATCGATTATCAATTTTACCCCAGACAAGCACAAATTTAGATCGCCCGGATTCAGAAAACCAGTGTGATGAGAATGTAGATACAATTATTAAAATGGCTGATACGGCTCATCAAATACAAGGATTCTGGCCCATGACGACGCGCTACCGAAAAAGATTAGTTGCCGTAATTGCCGTCTCGTTTTTATCTTTCACATCGCCTTTACTGTTGATTCGTAATGCTACGGCTGGAATTGTGGACGAACCCACAGTTAACCCCAAAGAAATTGCCTCCCTCATCGAGAAGTTAAAGACTAACGATGAAAGGGAACTTGATGCAGCTATTAACAAGTTAGGACAAATAGGTAAACCAGCCATCCCTGCTTTGATGAAAGCTTTGCAGGATCAGAATTTGCTAGTCCGCCGGAGTGCTGCCGAGGTTCTCACAAAAATTGGCTATCCTGCTATTCCTGACCTTGCTAAAGCTTTGAACAATCCCGATGCAGGTGTACGTAGCAGCGCAGCCTCTGCTTTGGGGAGTATCGGTGCAGAAGCTAAAATGGCTGTGCCACAGCTAATTACCCTCCTTAAAGACTTCAAGGCATACGTGCGTGGCAGTGCCGCCTCTGCTTTGGGGGAAATCGGTGCAGAATCTAAAACTGCTGCGCCACAACTAATTCCGCTCCTTAAAGACTCAGATGCAGAGGTACGTTTCAGAGCCGCCTATGCCTTAAAGAAAATCGGTGCAGAAGCTAAAACTGTTGTGCCACACCTAGTTCCCCTGCTTAAAGACTCAGATGCCAAGATGCGTAGCAGTGCAGCTTTTGTATTGGGAAGTATCGGTGCAGAAGCTAAAACTACTGTGCCACAGCTAATTCCCCTGCTTCAAGACTCAGATGCAGAGGTGCGTATAAGTGTAGCCTCTGCTTTGGGGAATATCGGTGTAGAAGCTAAAGCTGCTGTACCACAGCTAATTCCCCTGCTTCAAGACTCTCATGAAGGGGTGCGTGGCAGTGCAACCCAAGCTTTAGGGAATATTGGTGCAGAAGCTAAAGCTGCTGTGCCACAGCTAATTCCCCTGCTTACAGACTCAAATCCATTTGTGCCTAGCCGTGCAGCCTATGCTTTGGGGAGTATCGGTGCAGAAGCTAAAACTGCTGTGCCGCAGCTAATTCTGTTGCTCAAAGACTCGGATGCAGACGTGCGTAGGAGTGCAGCCTCTGCTTTGGAAAACATTGCTCTTAGCCTTCAAGAAAAGGCAAAGACGCTAACCCCATCGGAGTTAAATCAGGCGGTATCAAACCTAGAATCAGCCTTAAAAATTTTGGAAGAGTCTACACCTGAAGCTGATAAGTCTAGTTTAGATTATGACTCACAGAGCAAGAAAATAATCCCAAACTTCCGTGTATACATCAAGAATCTCAAAGCCGAACAAAACGCCAACTTATTCAATTTAATTAGCCAGAATCAGTGGGTAGCAGCAACAATAATTTACCTAATCTTCTTCCCCTCCCTGTGGTTTGCAATCCTCCGGCTGCGTCCCCTATGGCTGCTGCGAATCAACGACGCACTCAAACCCTACGAATTTAAACTACCTGAAACATGGGGCGGTGCTCCCGTCCGAATTCGCGACCTTACCTTTATCAGTATTTTCATT encodes the following:
- a CDS encoding DMT family transporter, which produces MTWLIFGILTAFFEAVKDVFGKQNLKNNDEYVVTWSLAFFSAVFLAPFLFFIKIPQLNPQLNPQFWIALSIGGSINALAAILYIKAIKQSDLSLTVPLVALTPLFMLLTSPLIVGEYPNFFDCIGIFLIVTGSYLLNIKEKSQGYLAPFKALLHQPGPKLMLIVAFLWSITSNFDKIGVQNSSPIFWLFSLFTAMSVLLLPVLLHKTPNPSRKIIKHLPMLVIMGFFNALGVVFQMQALTMTLVMQVIAVKRTSVLMGVLFGHFIFKEKDIQQRLLGSAIMILGVFFITL
- a CDS encoding ABC transporter ATP-binding protein; the encoded protein is MKETQNEMQHSPIQTKENILLELKNLCVNYGGIQALQHINLTVNAGEVVSLIGANGAGKSTTLRAISKMVNLREGQIIYSGRDISRRQAHEVVKLGIAHSPEGRRVLAQQTVLANLELGAYIRSDSAAIKADLAQQFELFPRLAERRTQLAGTLSGGEQQMLAIARALMSRPKLLLLDEPSLGLAPAIVKEIFAIVQNLRSTGVTILLVEQNANLALQIADRAYVLEAGNITITGIGSDLLNDERIRSAYLG
- a CDS encoding ABC transporter ATP-binding protein — protein: MISERLTLSKSSPVLEAQGLTRRFGGLVAVNDVSFTVQKDEIFGLIGPNGAGKTTLFNVMTGLIPASSGNLIYQNENISKLRPYQIANKGIARTFQNIRLFGELSVLENVAIARHIHSRSQNPVLSLLSGIFGLPESNAMERKTQRKARELLDLVGLGDRAGEQAKNLPYGDQRRLEIARALALEPKILLLDEPAAGMNPTEKHKLSDFIREVRAQFNLTVILIEHHVPLVMGLCDRIAVLHFGQMIALGEPAIVRNNPAVIEAYLGDER
- a CDS encoding DUF433 domain-containing protein, whose translation is MDNQKLLERITVNPKIFNGKPIVRGRRLAVDHVLGMLAAGDTPETILEGYPWLERADIQACLMN
- a CDS encoding HEAT repeat domain-containing protein, which gives rise to MADTAHQIQGFWPMTTRYRKRLVAVIAVSFLSFTSPLLLIRNATAGIVDEPTVNPKEIASLIEKLKTNDERELDAAINKLGQIGKPAIPALMKALQDQNLLVRRSAAEVLTKIGYPAIPDLAKALNNPDAGVRSSAASALGSIGAEAKMAVPQLITLLKDFKAYVRGSAASALGEIGAESKTAAPQLIPLLKDSDAEVRFRAAYALKKIGAEAKTVVPHLVPLLKDSDAKMRSSAAFVLGSIGAEAKTTVPQLIPLLQDSDAEVRISVASALGNIGVEAKAAVPQLIPLLQDSHEGVRGSATQALGNIGAEAKAAVPQLIPLLTDSNPFVPSRAAYALGSIGAEAKTAVPQLILLLKDSDADVRRSAASALENIALSLQEKAKTLTPSELNQAVSNLESALKILEESTPEADKSSLDYDSQSKKIIPNFRVYIKNLKAEQNANLFNLISQNQWVAATIIYLIFFPSLWFAILRLRPLWLLRINDALKPYEFKLPETWGGAPVRIRDLTFISIFIYRPRVLDSWISAHIETVREQFAQRNTVKNRATYIPVSFELDDKKLPQLRGQDLPTIFTKKRICLLIWGEGGIGKTSIACQIADWAMEPDKTKRLCKHLMIPILIEEELETKVAEGKHPFFEAIRGQLKSITNHPTPISEELLQKLLQQRRILVIADHFSEMAETTQKEINPNAADFPVNALVVTSRLDSTMGQANKNTLHPLRIEGSELSSFMEKYLDKLGKLNLFNGSQFHYACGDLAKLLEEIRIQGRSTTVLFAKLYADVLVAKMEGNKTGKLPENIPDLMLSYLNELNRDMVENKLTDITVHEDAKLLAWECLKLTYRPTSTKIQDAINALSAFDPQDVERRFKYLEEKLHLMQTNVPSKENVRFVLDPVAEYLAGLHLVDIYGEDENKWCDFLIYADFQNPPEAIKGFMLAVRDCYLAKIPGAKDTDFLPKQIENRYNVLIAVPPQSP